The following proteins are co-located in the Castanea sativa cultivar Marrone di Chiusa Pesio chromosome 8, ASM4071231v1 genome:
- the LOC142605490 gene encoding transcription factor FER-LIKE IRON DEFICIENCY-INDUCED TRANSCRIPTION FACTOR encodes MEASANPLVNINDFELHDFIDETNFHHCINLIRGGSNDPVVNFDTDLINNCFVDNQFGPNPGDMYDFNATTMMSDPNTMFNTLGSFDDDVKDGDEDNDREDSSATTTTTTTTTPTKRPKGDRSRTLISERRRRGKMKEKLYALRSLVPNITKMDKASIVGDAVLYVQELQNKAKQLKSEIAGLEASLVGSERYQGSIESPKKVQGVQNNYQVSKKIIMQMDVFQVEERGFYVRLVCNKGGGVALSLYKALESLTNFIVQSSNLATVSERFVLTFTLNVIDSEQEIHLPNLRLWIAGALVNQQFELKAPLSFA; translated from the exons ATGGAAGCCTCTGCAAATCCCCTAGTGAACATCAATGATTTTGAGCTACATGATTTCATTGACGAGACCAATTTCCACCATTGCATCAATTTAATCCGAGGAGGAAGCAATGACCCAGTTGTGAATTTTGATACTGATCTTATTAATAATTGTTTTGTTGATAACCAATTTGGTCCGAACCCGGGTGATATGTATGATTTTAATGCTACTACTATGATGTCCGACCCAAACACTATGTTCAACACGTTGGGAAGTTTTGATGATGATGTCAAGGACGGGGATGAAGATAATGATAGAGAGGATTCCTcggcaaccaccaccacaaccacgacaacaaccccGACGAAGAGGCCGAAGGGTGATCGGTCACGAACTTTGATTTCAGAGCGGAGGAGGAGAGGAAAGATGAAGGAAAAGCTTTATGCATTGCGTTCCTTGGTTCCTAACATCACAAAA ATGGATAAGGCCTCCATTGTTGGAGATGCTGTACTCTATGTGCAAGAGCTGCAAAACAAGGCTAAGCAGCTAAAATCTGAGATTGCTGGTCTTGAAGCTTCCTTGGTAGGATCAGAAAGATACCAAGGATCAATTGAAAGCCCTAAGAAGGTTCAAGGGGTACAAAACAACTATCAGGTTTCCAAGAAGATCATCATGCag ATGGATGTGTTCCAAGTGGAGGAAAGAGGGTTTTATGTGAGATTGGTGTGCAATAAGGGAGGAGGGGTGGCTTTATCACTATACAAGGCTCTCGAATCCCTTACTAACTTCATTGTTCAGAGCTCCAACTTGGCCACAGTTTCTGAGAGATTTGTACTGACATTTACATTAAAT GTGATAGATTCTGAGCAGGAAATCCACTTGCCAAATTTGAGACTATGGATTGCTGGGGCTCTAGTGAACCAACAATTTGAATTAAAAGCACCTTTGTCATTTGCCTAG
- the LOC142606908 gene encoding aquaporin TIP1-1-like, producing MPIYEIAIGRPEETYHPDALRAALAEFISTLIFVFAGEGSGMAFNKLTDDASTTPAGLVAAALAHAFGLFVAVSVSANISGGHVNPAVTFGAFLGGHITLLRGILYWIAQLLGSTVACLLLKLSTGGLSTSAFSLSSGVSVWNAFVLEIVMTFGLVYTVYATALDKRSVGNVGIIAPIAIGFIVGANILAGGAFDGASMNPAVSFGPALVSWDWTNHWVYWAGPLIGGGIAGLVYEFFFIHTNRNRHHGHEQLMSTDV from the exons ATGCCGATCTATGAAATAGCAATCGGACGGCCAGAAGAGACCTATCACCCGGATGCACTAAGGGCTGCATTAGCAGAGTTCATTAGTACACTAATATTTGTGTTTGCTGGTGAGGGTTCTGGCATGGCCTTCAATAAGCTCACTGATGATGCCTCCACCACACCTGCCGGGCTTGTAGCCGCGGCGTTGGCACATGCATTTGGCTTATTTGTTGCCGTGTCAGTCTCCGCCAACATCTCCGGTGGCCACGTCAACCCGGCTGTCACCTTTGGCGCCTTTCTTGGTGGCCATATCACCCTCCTTCGTGGTATCCTCTACTGGATTGCTCAACTCCTTGGCTCCACTGTAGCATGCTTGCTCCTTAAGCTTTCCACTGGTGGCTTG TCAACATCGGCGTTTTCGTTGTCATCTGGGGTGTCAGTGTGGAATGCATTCGTGTTAGAGATCGTGATGACATTTGGGTTGGTTTACACAGTTTATGCGACGGCCTTGGATAAAAGAAGCGTAGGAAATGTTGGGATAATTGCACCAATTGCAATTGGTTTCATTGTCGGTGCCAACATTTTGGCTGGTGGGGCTTTTGATGGGGCATCCATGAACCCAGCAGTGTCATTTGGGCCAGCTTTGGTCAGCTGGGACTGGACCAACCACTGGGTCTACTGGGCTGGGCCTTTGATCGGAGGTGGAATTGCTGGCCTTGTGTACGagttcttcttcatccacactAATCGTAATCGTCACCATGGCCACGAGCAATTGATGAGCACAGATgtttag